One Pseudochaenichthys georgianus chromosome 4, fPseGeo1.2, whole genome shotgun sequence DNA window includes the following coding sequences:
- the sbno2b gene encoding si:ch73-63e15.2 isoform X1, which produces MPTLPSALAMDGENYLHPEGPQLDSNLFSVASPSTESSIYSSSGSWGSYSQQPGYNVHCPMQSGIQQYHLDSSTTTITPDVHMDMYSGFPDVDFSGLNLPRNGDFPQDLSCIDDLSTNSLFSSPADSLSEYADAQPFISPDNLNTVPTLWDVNTSTTTTPAQSQLEQNGTSRFHGLASLDDIHAIISTPPLGGFQPQRTQPPPEEEEDAEEEETDELGHVDTYAEYKPSKSTIGISHPDIVVETSTLSSVPPPDITYTLSIPEPTVSGGLLSALQLEAIIYACQQHEVILQNNQRAGFLIGDGAGVGKGRTVAGIILENYNKGRKKALWFSISNDLKFDAERDLKDINASFLPVHALNKIKYGDTATSEGVLFATYSALIGESQAGGQHRTRIKQILDWCKPDFDGVIIFDECHKAKNATSTKMGKAVLDLQNKLPRARVVYASATGASEPKNMIYMSRLGIWGEGTPFRAFEDFLHAIEKRGVGAMEIVAMDMKVSGMYIARQLSFSGVSFRIEEIGLDSDFKVIYNKAARLWAEALQVFMRAADELGLVSRKSLWGQFWASHQRFFKYLCIAAKVRCLVELAKKELLAGKCIVIGLQSTGESRTREVLDENDGQLDRFVSAAEGVFQSLVTKHFPSEKQRREKAPGPKRKRKPPRGRHPKVPKHTVDSGGVINISDDSSSDSDGMDTDSNSSPDSLLDNDDVIFVNHTSHQTARIEEMKQGLLSKISVLGKELPLNTLDELIDKFGGPDQVSEMTGRKGRVVRRPDGSVRYESRAEQGLTIDHINIKEKDRFMSAEKYVAIISEAASSGISLQADKRVKNQRRRVHMTLELPWSADRAIQQFGRTHRSNQVTAPEYIFLISELAGERRFASIVAKRLESLGALTHGDRRATESRDLSKYNFENKYGTKALDKITKAILGHIENKVPPPKGYPGGEAMFFREMKIGMMDVGIFCREPRFGINTEKDCSITKFLNRILGLEVHKQNHLFQYFTDNFDYLIEKDKKEGKYDMGILDLAPGNDEIYEEKQETFMTVGNPQDGQVVLYKISVDRGMPWDEALNRSLKLSGPDDGFYLSLKLRGNHPCVLLAEQGRGKNLIVYKPNIGKQTHPESLDNLQLRYRKVTSEEARDSWENQFNFSFKKCSHANWNGKCKKIEEGQECLQGMRLRQYHMLCGALLRVWKRVSDVVSDLTSSSILQIVRLKTKHHNKQVGIKIPENCVARVREELLQMDDEVKRRRKEREQQAVEQRQAQDRNRKMEQDNKHLLANLFNQKPMLNQSLAQTLAQSQLLKQKPSENAQRRQSLSGSQLQRLQAQAKSALQQPSKNVPLLSLQRNPGQSQQRTHNSWLNTSASTNKASNMASIRSQFFSQSFAPPFQQRKNASLQQTTLSPSLSSKNPLDDILDLTMGSPSPDTTDGGLNLESLAGHAAFTDDFNLESLISQTASNAQQQAAQIQQPLLLLQQQQQQQQQQQQQQQQQQQQQQQQQQQQQQQQQQRQQQQQHHHLQQRSQNLLANNHQDLLDLFDLPLSPQMPTQKASPSSSTSSCSSSASSTSNNLVPLASAGLPPASSLVPTPSPSSLFSSPSPSSSLFSNSSPRFSSNYLLPQSDSLSLPNGHPGTLDAREALNIMLQEAADRKSVIKYRPPE; this is translated from the exons GACCTGTCCTGCATTGATGACCTCTCTACAAACTCCCTGTTCTCCTCTCCGGCTGACTCGCTGTCGGAGTATGCTGATGCACAGCCCTTCATCAGCCCAGACAACCTGAACACAGTGCCCACCCTCTGGGACGTCAACACTAGTACCACCACCACACCAGCACAGAGCCAGCTAGAG CAGAATGGCACCAGCAGGTTTCATGGCTTGGCCAGTTTGGATGATATACATGCTATTATCAGCACCCCACCCTTAGGAGGATTCCAG CCTCAGAGAACACAGCCGCCcccagaggaggaagaggatgcTGAGGAAGAAGAGACTGATGAACTGGGACATGTAGACACATATGCTGAGTACAAACCCTCCAAAT CCACTATAGGAATTTCTCATCCTGACATAGTGGTGGAGACCAGCACTCTGTCCAGTGTCCCTCCTCCTGACATCACATACACTCTGTCTATCCCTGAGCCAACTGTCAGCGGGGGCCTGCTGTCCGCTCTGCAGCTAGAGGCTATTATCTACGCCTGCCAG CAACACGAAGTTATCCTGCAGAACAACCAGAGGGCGGGCTTCCTGATCGGAGATGGGGCGGGGGTTGGAAAGGGACGCACTGTGGCAGGAATCATCCTGGAGAACTACAATAAGGGAAGGAAGAAAGCACTATG GTTCAGCATATCCAATGACCTGAAATTTGATGCAGAGAGAGATCTCAAAGACATAAATGCATCATTTCTTCCTGTGCATGCCTTAAACAAG ATTAAGTACGGAGACACAGCTACCTCAGAAGGAGTCCTATTTGCAACTTACTCTGCGCTGATCGGAGAGAGCCAGGCAGGAGGGCAGCACCGGACGAGAATCAAACAGATCCTGGACTGGTGCAAGCCAGACTTCGACGGAGTT ATCATTTTTGATGAATGTCACAAAGCCAAGAATGCCACATCTACAAAGATGGGCAAGGCCGTGCTTGACCTGCAAAACAAGCTGCCGCGGGCCAGAGTGGTGTATGCCAGTGCCACAG GTGCCTCTGAGCCAAAGAACATGATCTATATGAGCCGCCTGGGAATCTGGGGTGAGGGCACGCCCTTCAGAGCATTTGAAGACTTCCTGCATGCCATCGAGAAAAG AGGTGTCGGTGCCATGGAGATCGTTGCCATGGACATGAAAGTGAGCGGGATGTACATTGCCAGACAGCTGAGCTTCTCAGGGGTGTCTTTCCGCATTGAAGAGATCGGACTGGATAGTGACTTCAAAGTGATCTATAACAAAGCTGCCCGACTG TGGGCAGAGGCGCTGCAGGTGTTCATGCGTGCAGCGGATGAGCTGGGCCTGGTCAGCAGGAAGTCTCTGTGGGGGCAGTTCTGGGCGTCTCACCAGCGCTTCTTCAAATACCTCTGTATTGCAGCCAAGGTGCGCTGCCTGGTGGAGCTGGCCAAGAAAGAGCTGCTGGCCGGAAAG TGCATCGTTATCGGGCTGCAGTCGACCGGAGAGTCTCGCACCAGAGAAGTCCTGGATGAGAACGACGGCCAGCTCGACAGATTTGTGTCTGCAGCAGA GGGAGTATTCCAGTCGCTTGTAACAAAACATTTCCCGTCAGAGAAACAGAGGAGAGAGAAAGCCCCGGGCCCAAAGAGAAAAC GGAAGCCCCCAAGGGGTCGCCATCCCAAGGTGCCCAAGCACACGGTGGACAGCGGGGGTGTGATCAACATCAGCGACGACAGCAGCAGTGACTCCGACGGCATGGACACCGACTCCAACTCCTCACCAGACTCCCTGCTAGACAATGATGATGTCATTTTTGTTAACCACACGAGCCACCAGACAG CCAGGATAGAGGAGATGAAGCAGGGGCTCCTCAGTAAAATATCCGTGCTGGGAAAAGAACTACCTCTCAACACCTTGGACGAGCTCATCGATAAGTTTGGAGGACCAGATCAAGTCTCAGAG ATGACTGGTCGCAAGGGTCGTGTGGTGCGGCGTCCTGATGGCAGCGTCCGCTACGAGTCTCGGGCTGAGCAGGGTCTGACCATCGACCACATCAACATCAAGGAGAAAGATCGCTTCATGAGTGCAGAGAAG TACGTGGCCATCATCTCTGAGGCGGCCAGCTCTGGGATTTCCCTGCAGGCGGACAAGCGAGTGAAGAACCAGCGGCGCAGGGTCCACATGACCTTAGAGCTGCCTTGGAGTGCAGACAGGGCCATTCAGCAATTCG GTCGCACCCATCGGTCCAATCAGGTCACGGCTCCAGAGTACATCTTCCTCATTTCAGAGTTGGCTGGGGAGAGACGTTTTGCCTCCATTGTGGCGAAGAGACTAGAGAGCCTG GGTGCATTAACCCACGGAGACAGAAGAGCCACAGAATCCAGAGACCTGAGCAAGTACAATTTCGAGAACAAG TATGGCACCAAGGCTCTAGATAAAATCACCAAAGCAATCCTTGGCCATATAGAGAACAAGGTGCCCCCTCCCAAAGGATACCCTGGGGGTGAAGCCATGTTCTTCAGAG AGATGAAGATCGGGATGATGGATGTCGGCATCTTTTGTAGGGAGCCACGCTTTGGGATCAATACTGAGAAAG ACTGCAGCATCACAAAGTTCTTAAACCGCATCCTGGGCCTGGAGGTCCACAAGCAGAACCATCTCTTCCAGTACTTCACCGACAACTTTGACTACCTGATCGAGAAGGATAAGAAGGAGGGCAAATATGACATGGGAATCCTAG ACCTTGCTCCAGGTAACGATGAGATCTATGAGGAGAAGCAGGAAACGTTCATGACGGTTGGAAACCCTCAGGATGGCCAGGTTGTTCTCTATAAG ATCAGCGTGGACCGAGGCATGCCCTGGGACGAGGCCCTCAACAGGTCCCTGAAGCTCAGCGGGCCCGATGACGGATTCTACCTGTCGCTGAAG CTGCGAGGGAACCACCCATGTGTGCTGCTAGCTGAGCAGGGAAGAGGCAAGAACCTCATCGTCTACAAGCCCAACATCGGCAAGCAGACGCACCCCGAGAGCCTGGACAACCTGCAGCTGCGCTACAGAAAG GTGACTTCAGAGGAAGCGAGGGACAGCTGGGAGAACCAGTTCAACTTCTCCTTCAAGAAGTGCAGCCATGCCAACTG GAATGGGAAGTGTAAGAAGATCGAGGAAGGTCAAGAGTGTCTGCAGGGCATGCGGCTTCGTCAGTACCACATGCTGTGTGGAGCTCTGCTGCGTGTGTGGAAGCGTGTGTCTGACGTGGTGTCAGACCTCACCAGCTCCAGCATCCTGCAGATTGTCCGTCTAAAAACCAAACATCATAACAAGCAAGTCG GTATCAAGATCCCGGAGAACTGTGTGGCGCGCGTGCGAGAGGAGCTGCTGCAGATGGACGACGAGGTGAAGAGGAGGCGGAAGGAGCGGGAGCAGCAGGCCGTGGAGCAGCGGCAGGCTCAAGACCGCAATCGTAAGATGGAGCAGGACAACAAACACCTCCTGGCCAATCTGTTCAACCAGAAGCCGATGCTCAACCAGTCCCTCGCTCAGACTCTCGCCCAGAGCCAGCTCCTCAAACAGAAACCGAGCGAAAACGCTCAGCGAAGGCAGAGCTTGAGCGGCTCTCAGCTTCAGAGACTGCAAGCCCAAGCCAAGTCGGCTTTACAGCAGCCCTCCAAGAACGTCCCCCTGCTGTCCTTACAGAGAAACCCCGGCCAATCCCAGCAGAGGACCCACAACAGCTGGCTCAACACCTCCGCCTCCACCAACAAGGCCTCCAACATGGCCAGCATCCGCTCCcagtttttctcccagtccTTCGCACCGCCTTTTCAACAGAGGAAAAACGCTTCACTCCAACAGACCACGCTGTCGCCCAGCTTGTCCTCCAAGAATCCCCTGGATGACATCTTGGATCTGACCATGGGCTCCCCCTCCCCGGACACCACGGACGGCGGGCTAAATCTGGAAAGTCTGGCAGGCCACGCTGCATTCACAGACGACTTTAACCTGGAGTCTCTGATCTCTCAGACGGCATCGAATGCTCAGCAGCAGGCTGCACAGATCCAGCAGCCGCTGCtgttgctgcagcagcagcagcagcagcaacagcagcagcagcagcagcagcagcagcagcagcagcagcagcagcagcagcagcagcagcagcagcagcagcagcagcagcgtcagcagcagcagcagcatcatcaTCTACAGCAGAGGAGCCAGAACCTGCTGGCCAACAACCACCAAGACTTGTTAGATTTATTTGACTTGCCCCTGTCTCCCCAGATGCCCACACAGAAAGCCAGCCCTTCCTCCTCTACCTCCTCCTGCTCTTCCTCGGCGTCCTCCACCTCCAACAACCTGGTTCCTCTCGCCTCGGCAGGCCTCCCCCCCGCCTCCAGCCTCGTCCCCACCCCCTCCCCGTCTTCTCTCTTCTCCAGCCCGTCCCCGTCCTCCTCTCTGTTTTCCAACTCGTCGCCTCGCTTCTCGTCAAACTATCTCCTCCCTCAGTCGGACTCGCTTTCATTGCCCAACGGACACCCCGGCACCCTGGACGCCCGCGAGGCTCTGAACATCATGCTGCAAGAGGCGGCAGATCGCAAGTCCGTCATTAAGTACCGCCCACCAGAGTGA
- the sbno2b gene encoding si:ch73-63e15.2 isoform X5 → MSLMQLWTKLYSQLGRPLPKDLSCIDDLSTNSLFSSPADSLSEYADAQPFISPDNLNTVPTLWDVNTSTTTTPAQSQLEQNGTSRFHGLASLDDIHAIISTPPLGGFQPQRTQPPPEEEEDAEEEETDELGHVDTYAEYKPSKSTIGISHPDIVVETSTLSSVPPPDITYTLSIPEPTVSGGLLSALQLEAIIYACQQHEVILQNNQRAGFLIGDGAGVGKGRTVAGIILENYNKGRKKALWFSISNDLKFDAERDLKDINASFLPVHALNKIKYGDTATSEGVLFATYSALIGESQAGGQHRTRIKQILDWCKPDFDGVIIFDECHKAKNATSTKMGKAVLDLQNKLPRARVVYASATGASEPKNMIYMSRLGIWGEGTPFRAFEDFLHAIEKRGVGAMEIVAMDMKVSGMYIARQLSFSGVSFRIEEIGLDSDFKVIYNKAARLWAEALQVFMRAADELGLVSRKSLWGQFWASHQRFFKYLCIAAKVRCLVELAKKELLAGKCIVIGLQSTGESRTREVLDENDGQLDRFVSAAEGVFQSLVTKHFPSEKQRREKAPGPKRKRKPPRGRHPKVPKHTVDSGGVINISDDSSSDSDGMDTDSNSSPDSLLDNDDVIFVNHTSHQTARIEEMKQGLLSKISVLGKELPLNTLDELIDKFGGPDQVSEMTGRKGRVVRRPDGSVRYESRAEQGLTIDHINIKEKDRFMSAEKYVAIISEAASSGISLQADKRVKNQRRRVHMTLELPWSADRAIQQFGRTHRSNQVTAPEYIFLISELAGERRFASIVAKRLESLGALTHGDRRATESRDLSKYNFENKYGTKALDKITKAILGHIENKVPPPKGYPGGEAMFFREMKIGMMDVGIFCREPRFGINTEKDCSITKFLNRILGLEVHKQNHLFQYFTDNFDYLIEKDKKEGKYDMGILDLAPGNDEIYEEKQETFMTVGNPQDGQVVLYKISVDRGMPWDEALNRSLKLSGPDDGFYLSLKLRGNHPCVLLAEQGRGKNLIVYKPNIGKQTHPESLDNLQLRYRKVTSEEARDSWENQFNFSFKKCSHANWNGKCKKIEEGQECLQGMRLRQYHMLCGALLRVWKRVSDVVSDLTSSSILQIVRLKTKHHNKQVGIKIPENCVARVREELLQMDDEVKRRRKEREQQAVEQRQAQDRNRKMEQDNKHLLANLFNQKPMLNQSLAQTLAQSQLLKQKPSENAQRRQSLSGSQLQRLQAQAKSALQQPSKNVPLLSLQRNPGQSQQRTHNSWLNTSASTNKASNMASIRSQFFSQSFAPPFQQRKNASLQQTTLSPSLSSKNPLDDILDLTMGSPSPDTTDGGLNLESLAGHAAFTDDFNLESLISQTASNAQQQAAQIQQPLLLLQQQQQQQQQQQQQQQQQQQQQQQQQQQQQQQQQQRQQQQQHHHLQQRSQNLLANNHQDLLDLFDLPLSPQMPTQKASPSSSTSSCSSSASSTSNNLVPLASAGLPPASSLVPTPSPSSLFSSPSPSSSLFSNSSPRFSSNYLLPQSDSLSLPNGHPGTLDAREALNIMLQEAADRKSVIKYRPPE, encoded by the exons GACCTGTCCTGCATTGATGACCTCTCTACAAACTCCCTGTTCTCCTCTCCGGCTGACTCGCTGTCGGAGTATGCTGATGCACAGCCCTTCATCAGCCCAGACAACCTGAACACAGTGCCCACCCTCTGGGACGTCAACACTAGTACCACCACCACACCAGCACAGAGCCAGCTAGAG CAGAATGGCACCAGCAGGTTTCATGGCTTGGCCAGTTTGGATGATATACATGCTATTATCAGCACCCCACCCTTAGGAGGATTCCAG CCTCAGAGAACACAGCCGCCcccagaggaggaagaggatgcTGAGGAAGAAGAGACTGATGAACTGGGACATGTAGACACATATGCTGAGTACAAACCCTCCAAAT CCACTATAGGAATTTCTCATCCTGACATAGTGGTGGAGACCAGCACTCTGTCCAGTGTCCCTCCTCCTGACATCACATACACTCTGTCTATCCCTGAGCCAACTGTCAGCGGGGGCCTGCTGTCCGCTCTGCAGCTAGAGGCTATTATCTACGCCTGCCAG CAACACGAAGTTATCCTGCAGAACAACCAGAGGGCGGGCTTCCTGATCGGAGATGGGGCGGGGGTTGGAAAGGGACGCACTGTGGCAGGAATCATCCTGGAGAACTACAATAAGGGAAGGAAGAAAGCACTATG GTTCAGCATATCCAATGACCTGAAATTTGATGCAGAGAGAGATCTCAAAGACATAAATGCATCATTTCTTCCTGTGCATGCCTTAAACAAG ATTAAGTACGGAGACACAGCTACCTCAGAAGGAGTCCTATTTGCAACTTACTCTGCGCTGATCGGAGAGAGCCAGGCAGGAGGGCAGCACCGGACGAGAATCAAACAGATCCTGGACTGGTGCAAGCCAGACTTCGACGGAGTT ATCATTTTTGATGAATGTCACAAAGCCAAGAATGCCACATCTACAAAGATGGGCAAGGCCGTGCTTGACCTGCAAAACAAGCTGCCGCGGGCCAGAGTGGTGTATGCCAGTGCCACAG GTGCCTCTGAGCCAAAGAACATGATCTATATGAGCCGCCTGGGAATCTGGGGTGAGGGCACGCCCTTCAGAGCATTTGAAGACTTCCTGCATGCCATCGAGAAAAG AGGTGTCGGTGCCATGGAGATCGTTGCCATGGACATGAAAGTGAGCGGGATGTACATTGCCAGACAGCTGAGCTTCTCAGGGGTGTCTTTCCGCATTGAAGAGATCGGACTGGATAGTGACTTCAAAGTGATCTATAACAAAGCTGCCCGACTG TGGGCAGAGGCGCTGCAGGTGTTCATGCGTGCAGCGGATGAGCTGGGCCTGGTCAGCAGGAAGTCTCTGTGGGGGCAGTTCTGGGCGTCTCACCAGCGCTTCTTCAAATACCTCTGTATTGCAGCCAAGGTGCGCTGCCTGGTGGAGCTGGCCAAGAAAGAGCTGCTGGCCGGAAAG TGCATCGTTATCGGGCTGCAGTCGACCGGAGAGTCTCGCACCAGAGAAGTCCTGGATGAGAACGACGGCCAGCTCGACAGATTTGTGTCTGCAGCAGA GGGAGTATTCCAGTCGCTTGTAACAAAACATTTCCCGTCAGAGAAACAGAGGAGAGAGAAAGCCCCGGGCCCAAAGAGAAAAC GGAAGCCCCCAAGGGGTCGCCATCCCAAGGTGCCCAAGCACACGGTGGACAGCGGGGGTGTGATCAACATCAGCGACGACAGCAGCAGTGACTCCGACGGCATGGACACCGACTCCAACTCCTCACCAGACTCCCTGCTAGACAATGATGATGTCATTTTTGTTAACCACACGAGCCACCAGACAG CCAGGATAGAGGAGATGAAGCAGGGGCTCCTCAGTAAAATATCCGTGCTGGGAAAAGAACTACCTCTCAACACCTTGGACGAGCTCATCGATAAGTTTGGAGGACCAGATCAAGTCTCAGAG ATGACTGGTCGCAAGGGTCGTGTGGTGCGGCGTCCTGATGGCAGCGTCCGCTACGAGTCTCGGGCTGAGCAGGGTCTGACCATCGACCACATCAACATCAAGGAGAAAGATCGCTTCATGAGTGCAGAGAAG TACGTGGCCATCATCTCTGAGGCGGCCAGCTCTGGGATTTCCCTGCAGGCGGACAAGCGAGTGAAGAACCAGCGGCGCAGGGTCCACATGACCTTAGAGCTGCCTTGGAGTGCAGACAGGGCCATTCAGCAATTCG GTCGCACCCATCGGTCCAATCAGGTCACGGCTCCAGAGTACATCTTCCTCATTTCAGAGTTGGCTGGGGAGAGACGTTTTGCCTCCATTGTGGCGAAGAGACTAGAGAGCCTG GGTGCATTAACCCACGGAGACAGAAGAGCCACAGAATCCAGAGACCTGAGCAAGTACAATTTCGAGAACAAG TATGGCACCAAGGCTCTAGATAAAATCACCAAAGCAATCCTTGGCCATATAGAGAACAAGGTGCCCCCTCCCAAAGGATACCCTGGGGGTGAAGCCATGTTCTTCAGAG AGATGAAGATCGGGATGATGGATGTCGGCATCTTTTGTAGGGAGCCACGCTTTGGGATCAATACTGAGAAAG ACTGCAGCATCACAAAGTTCTTAAACCGCATCCTGGGCCTGGAGGTCCACAAGCAGAACCATCTCTTCCAGTACTTCACCGACAACTTTGACTACCTGATCGAGAAGGATAAGAAGGAGGGCAAATATGACATGGGAATCCTAG ACCTTGCTCCAGGTAACGATGAGATCTATGAGGAGAAGCAGGAAACGTTCATGACGGTTGGAAACCCTCAGGATGGCCAGGTTGTTCTCTATAAG ATCAGCGTGGACCGAGGCATGCCCTGGGACGAGGCCCTCAACAGGTCCCTGAAGCTCAGCGGGCCCGATGACGGATTCTACCTGTCGCTGAAG CTGCGAGGGAACCACCCATGTGTGCTGCTAGCTGAGCAGGGAAGAGGCAAGAACCTCATCGTCTACAAGCCCAACATCGGCAAGCAGACGCACCCCGAGAGCCTGGACAACCTGCAGCTGCGCTACAGAAAG GTGACTTCAGAGGAAGCGAGGGACAGCTGGGAGAACCAGTTCAACTTCTCCTTCAAGAAGTGCAGCCATGCCAACTG GAATGGGAAGTGTAAGAAGATCGAGGAAGGTCAAGAGTGTCTGCAGGGCATGCGGCTTCGTCAGTACCACATGCTGTGTGGAGCTCTGCTGCGTGTGTGGAAGCGTGTGTCTGACGTGGTGTCAGACCTCACCAGCTCCAGCATCCTGCAGATTGTCCGTCTAAAAACCAAACATCATAACAAGCAAGTCG GTATCAAGATCCCGGAGAACTGTGTGGCGCGCGTGCGAGAGGAGCTGCTGCAGATGGACGACGAGGTGAAGAGGAGGCGGAAGGAGCGGGAGCAGCAGGCCGTGGAGCAGCGGCAGGCTCAAGACCGCAATCGTAAGATGGAGCAGGACAACAAACACCTCCTGGCCAATCTGTTCAACCAGAAGCCGATGCTCAACCAGTCCCTCGCTCAGACTCTCGCCCAGAGCCAGCTCCTCAAACAGAAACCGAGCGAAAACGCTCAGCGAAGGCAGAGCTTGAGCGGCTCTCAGCTTCAGAGACTGCAAGCCCAAGCCAAGTCGGCTTTACAGCAGCCCTCCAAGAACGTCCCCCTGCTGTCCTTACAGAGAAACCCCGGCCAATCCCAGCAGAGGACCCACAACAGCTGGCTCAACACCTCCGCCTCCACCAACAAGGCCTCCAACATGGCCAGCATCCGCTCCcagtttttctcccagtccTTCGCACCGCCTTTTCAACAGAGGAAAAACGCTTCACTCCAACAGACCACGCTGTCGCCCAGCTTGTCCTCCAAGAATCCCCTGGATGACATCTTGGATCTGACCATGGGCTCCCCCTCCCCGGACACCACGGACGGCGGGCTAAATCTGGAAAGTCTGGCAGGCCACGCTGCATTCACAGACGACTTTAACCTGGAGTCTCTGATCTCTCAGACGGCATCGAATGCTCAGCAGCAGGCTGCACAGATCCAGCAGCCGCTGCtgttgctgcagcagcagcagcagcagcaacagcagcagcagcagcagcagcagcagcagcagcagcagcagcagcagcagcagcagcagcagcagcagcagcagcagcagcgtcagcagcagcagcagcatcatcaTCTACAGCAGAGGAGCCAGAACCTGCTGGCCAACAACCACCAAGACTTGTTAGATTTATTTGACTTGCCCCTGTCTCCCCAGATGCCCACACAGAAAGCCAGCCCTTCCTCCTCTACCTCCTCCTGCTCTTCCTCGGCGTCCTCCACCTCCAACAACCTGGTTCCTCTCGCCTCGGCAGGCCTCCCCCCCGCCTCCAGCCTCGTCCCCACCCCCTCCCCGTCTTCTCTCTTCTCCAGCCCGTCCCCGTCCTCCTCTCTGTTTTCCAACTCGTCGCCTCGCTTCTCGTCAAACTATCTCCTCCCTCAGTCGGACTCGCTTTCATTGCCCAACGGACACCCCGGCACCCTGGACGCCCGCGAGGCTCTGAACATCATGCTGCAAGAGGCGGCAGATCGCAAGTCCGTCATTAAGTACCGCCCACCAGAGTGA